A part of Neodiprion pinetum isolate iyNeoPine1 chromosome 4, iyNeoPine1.2, whole genome shotgun sequence genomic DNA contains:
- the stc gene encoding protein shuttle craft isoform X1, with translation MCLLKYESRWRQATLWWSQKPGKSLCHCGIAMASWDGSYYGPEDPNFHRYSDQGNVARNWSYYPENGSNVQPSISNLGQQHLANAYQDPQMAGGTQYARPQPFFENNRSQLNLPPFKCKSGNPNDKLKKKNYHGKLPFVPQQTIDPSVVENSNLHATAGEFIPSSLKALQTAGTNSSASSSENNGRIMLENYDSSTQHSGNLTFHDSNMPKVDHVDTRNKRDKKDRKYDANKKGDSYKQRDTQDAQYQNTNLFKNSVRNQNPKNRRFQNDRYSNTRHYSDNSSNYTSDKDSDRRKWTGNSSVRENFENGSYHGEEDGTQSVEGTVNKHYKTSRHDNTRQSGGAAKYYGDQNYSSHNSEMKYSQTGGKSVRRYFNEDRGERYRDKRDRYSDKYESGIREKKTSYADYNGYKNNYEREERGERSRDKDKSKDKDNSKGIRDKEIENWRYKNDEDVKGGSNMKRLSNKRSEKDDDASQRERLTEQLNRGQLECLVCCDRVRQQDAVWSCSNCYHVLHLKCTKKWAKSSQAENGWRCPACQNVTAAIPEDYFCFCGNTNNPEWNRRDVAHSCGDVCGRLRSKSNCVHKCNLLCHPGPCPPCVAMVTKHCGCGRTSQTLKCSTGTPLVCSATCEKLLNCITHTCERKCHHGDCGDCEKLIHQECYCGKNCRDVACVADVVASYSCESICNKLLECGNHNCKALCHPGLCEPCVLRPEAVSHCCCGQTLLTEPRNSCLDEIPVCEKKCCKRLKCGQPSNPHMCKSNCHQGECPECELTTKVKCRCGNMDKEIPCKELTTKADDARCQKRCIKKRSCGRHKCNQMCCIDIEHICPLPCTHSLSCGRHKCEQTCHKGRCQPCWRSSFEELYCECGAAVIYPPVPCGTRRPTCDRPCSRQHVCDHPVLHNCHSEPTCPPCTVLTQKWCYGKHELRKAVPCHVNEVSCGLACNKPLSCKRHKCITICHPGPCEKPGQVCAQPCTTARELCGHSCSAPCHEGKCPEIPCKEMVKVTCQCGHRTMSRACAENSREFQRIASGILASKMAEMQLGHSVDLEDVLGQGARKQNQLKTLECNEECKMIERNRRLALGLQIVNPDLSGKLMPRYTEFMKQWGKKDPVFCQMVHDKLTELVQLAKISKQKSRSYSFESMNRDKRHFVHEYCEHFGCESQAYDREPKRNIVATAVKDKCWLPSLSLLEMLQRESGQRKVPGPMLNSATASSSLRNVEVLPLPTKKSPKVQSAPATSKSPEPEIDYFDYQG, from the exons ATGTGCTTGTTAAAATATG AAAGTCGTTGGAGGCAAGCCACCCTCTGGTGGAGTCAGAAGCCGGGGAAGTCCCTTTGCCATTGCGGCATTGCCATGGCAAGCTGGGATGGGTCTTATTATGGGCCTGAGGACCCAAATTTTCATCGGTATTCGGACCAGGGGAACGTGGCGCGCAACTGGAGCTACTATCCTGAGAATGGCTCCAACGTGCAGCCGAGTATCTCGAACCTGGGTCAACAGCACTTAGCCAATGCCTATCAGGATCCGCAAATGGCTGGTGGTACTCAGTATGCAAGGCCACAGCCTTTCTTTGAGAACAATAGATCGCAGCTTAATCTTCCGCCATTCAAATGCAAAAGTGGGAACCCGAATGACAAACTTAAGAAAAAGAATTACCACGGTAAATTACCGTTTGTCCCTCAGCAAACGATTGATCCCAGTGTCGTTGAGAATTCAAACCTGCATGCAACCGCTGGTGAGTTTATACCTAGCTCCTTGAAGGCGCTGCAAACAGCTGGGACAAACTCGTCTGCCAGTAGTAGTGAAAATAATGGCAGAATTATGCTGGAAAATTATGATTCCTCAACTCAGCATTCGGGAAATTTGACCTTCCACGATTCGAACATGCCGAAAGTTGACCATGTGGATACTAGAAATAAGCGAGATAAGAAGGATAGGAAATATGATGCAAATAAAAAAGGCGATAGTTATAAGCAGAGGGATACTCAGGATGCTCAATATCAAAATACCAATTTGTTTAAGAATTCTGTCAGGAATCAGAATCCGAAGAATCGCAGATTCCAAAATGATAGGTATTCTAACACCAGACATTATTCGGATAATAGTTCTAATTATACGAGCGATAAGGATAGCGACAGAAGAAAATGGACAGGTAATTCCAGtgttcgagaaaattttgaaaacggtTCATATCACGGTGAAGAAGACGGAACTCAATCTGTGGAGGGGACTGTTAATAAGCACTATAAAACCTCTAGACATGATAATACCCGACAATCTGGTGGTGCAGCCAAGTATTACGGCGATCAAAATTATTCTAGTCACAATTCTGAGATGAAGTACAGTCAAACGGGTGGTAAGAGTGTTAGAAGATATTTTAATGAAGATCGTGGAGAACGGTATCGTGATAAAAGAGACAGATACAGTGATAAGTATGAATCTGGGATCAGGGAGAAGAAAACTAGCTATGCAGATTACAATggatacaaaaataattatgaaagaGAGGAAAGAGGGGAACGGAGCAGAGACAAGGATAAATCTAAGGATAAGGATAATTCAAAAGGTATCAGGGATAAAGAGATTGAAAATTGGCGATACAAGAATGACGAAGATGTCAAAGGAGGAAGTAACATGAAGCGATTGAGTAACAAAAGATCGGAGAAAG ATGATGACGCCAGTCAAAGAGAACGTCTCACTGAACAGTTAAACCGAGGACAATTGGAATGTTTAGTTTGCTGTGATCGTGTCAGGCAGCAAGATGCTGTGTGGTCATGTTCAAATTGCTATCATGTGCTTCACCTTAAGTGCACCAAAAAATGGGCAAAATCTTCACAAGCTG AAAATGGATGGCGTTGTCCTGCTTGTCAAAATGTGACAGCAGCTATCCCAGAGGATTACTTTTGCTTCTGTGGTAATACTAACAATCCAGAATGGAATCGACGAGATGTTGCTCACTCGTGTGGCGATGTTTGTGGCCGTCTCAGATCAAAATCAAACTGTGTACACAAATGTAATTTATTGTGCCATCCTGGACCTTGTCCACCTTGTGTTGCAATGGTTACAAAACATTGCGGCTGTGGCAGAACTTCGCAAACTTTAAAATGTAGTACTGGTACACCATTAGTCTGCTCTGCAACTTGTGAGAAACTTTTGAACTGCATAACTCATACCTGTGAGCGAAAATGTCATCATGGAGATTGCGGAGACTGTGAAAAACTCATCCATCAGG AATGTTACTGCGGGAAAAATTGTCGTGATGTTGCTTGTGTTGCTGATGTTGTAGCAAGTTACAGCTGCGAATCTATTTGTAACAAATTATTAGAGTGTGGTAATCATAACTGCAAAGCTTTATGTCACCCAGGGCTTTGCGAGCCATGTGTACTCAGACCAGAAGCTGTATCTCATTGTTGCTGCGGACAAACACTTTTAACTGAGCCACGAAATAGCTGTTTGGACGAGATTCCAGTTTGCGAAAAAAAGTGCTGCAAGCGTCTCAAGTGTGGGCAACCTA GTAATCCTCACATGTGCAAATCCAACTGTCATCAGGGAGAATGCCCTGAGTGCGAATTGACAACAAAAGTGAAATGTCGTTGCGGCAACATGGACAAAGAGATCCCGTGTAAAGAATTGACGACCAAGGCAGATGATGCACGATGCCAGAAGCGATGCATAAAGAAACGTTCTTGCGGAAGGCATAAATGTAACCAGATGTGTTGCATCGACATTGAACACATCTGCCCGTTGCCTTGTACGCATTCTCTGAGTTGCGGAAGACACAAATGCGAACAGACTTGTCACAAGG GTAGATGTCAGCCTTGCTGGCGAAGCAGTTTTGAGGAACTTTATTGCGAGTGTGGAGCCGCTGTAATCTACCCTCCTGTACCTTGTGGGACGAGACGCCCAACGTGCGACAGGCCTTGCTCACGACAGCATGTCTGCGATCACCCTGTGCTGCATAATTGTCATAGTGAGCCAACGTGTCCGCCTTGCACAGTACTCACGCAAAAATGGTGTTATGGTAAACACGAACTGCGAAAAGCAGTTCCCTGTCATGTTAACGAAGTTTCATGTGGGTTAGCATGTAATAAGCCTCTTTCATGTAAGAGGCACAAATGTATAACCATTTGTCATCCTGGGCCGTGTGAAAAACCGGGGCAAGTTTGTGCTCAGCCATGTACAACTGCAAGAGAATTGTGCGGACATAGTTGTTCAGCACCATGTCATGAAGGAAAATGTCCTGAAATTCCATGTAAAGAGATGGTCAAG GTGACGTGTCAGTGTGGACACAGAACTATGAGCCGAGCCTGCGCAGAGAATTCTCGTGAGTTTCAAAGAATAGCTAGTGGAATTCTGGCTAGTAAAATGGCTGAGATGCAGCTGGGACATTCCGTAGATTTGGAAGACGTTCTAGGACAAGGTGCAAGAAAGCAAAATCAGTTAAAAACTTTGGAGTGTAACGAGGAGTGTAAGATGATTgaaagaaatcgaagattGGCGTTAGGACTGCAAATAGTCAATCCGGATCTAAGTGGGAAATTAATGCCGAGATACACCGAGTTTATGAAGCAGTGGGGTAAAAAAGATCCAGTCTTTTGCCAGATGGTACATGACAAACTAACTGAACTAGTTCAACTGGCAAAGATTTCTAAACAAAAATCTAGGAGCTATTCGTTCGAAAGTATGAACCGTGACAAACGTCATTTTGTTCACGAATATTGCGAACACTTTGGATGCGAAAGTCAAGCGTATGATCGAGAACCCAAACGTAATATTGTTGCTACTGCTGTGAAAGATAAG TGCTGGTTACCAAGTTTAAGTTTACTTGAAATGCTACAACGAGAAAGTGGTCAGAGGAAAGTACCAGGACCAATGTTGAATTCTGCAACAGCTTCAAGCTCTCTCAg GAACGTAGAAGTATTACCACTGCCTACTAAAAAAAGTCCCAAGGTCCAGTCTGCACCAGCGACTTCAAAATCACCTGAGCctgaaattgattattttgacTATCAGGGTTGA
- the KAT2A gene encoding histone acetyltransferase KAT2A, whose protein sequence is MDETTRTMSGMSSEDRVQSVTSTSQNLVSSNSAESSSPRGTDQASRQNNLQRIQQRKHQVFNWPQLKKLLKLANYSSCQADECKCNGWKNAQPLTKSPKNDMQQPAANFSDPCRSCTHVLEKHITHLQSQSDDEINKLLGMVIDVDNIFMGMHREEDPDTKKVYYYLFKLLRKCILSMTKPTIEGPLGQPPFERPSIAKAITNFVLYKFGHLSQREWQAMYDLAKMFLHCLNHWNFETPSARRTAGNAEEAPAYKINYTRWLVFCHVPAFCDSLPHYDTTLVFGRTLLQAVFKSVCRQLMDKCHSERDRMSPEKRVLVLTHFPKFLSMLEVEIYSDGSPIWDPEFKQVPPSHLQAALESKGNHSRRPGEFEKISVAHNDKDNYTTINISPGLKKLPEKRSHSEGRPDLKRRKNEEAFEDLPEETVAEIVATINDPNYMCGPDAVFPPNVPRDETAKIEESRKIIEFHVIGNSLTQPVSKQTMLWLIGLHNVFSHQLPRMPKEYISQLVFDPKHKTLALIKDGRPIGGICFRMFATQGFTEIVFCAVTSQEQVKGYGTHLMNMLKDYHIKNNILHFLTFADEFAIGYFKKQGFSKDIKMSRPMYQGYIKDYEGATLMHCELNAKIVYTEFTAVIRKQKEIIKKLIYQRQQEIQKVHPGLTCFKEGVRGIPVESIPGIRETGWKSYAQTRTRGVAKGTQGPEPMEACLDVTDSLYNALKSVLNTVKNNSTAWPFLKPVDKNDVPDYYDHIKYPMDLKTMSDRLKARYYVTRRLFIADMTRIFTNCRLYNSPDTEYYRCANALEKYFQTRMKEIGLWDK, encoded by the exons atgGATGAAACTACCAGAACCATGTCAGGTATGTCGTCTGAGGATCGAGTGCAGTCCGTGACAAGTACATCTCAAAACCTCGTGAGCAGTAACAGCGCAGAGTCAAGTTCGCCACGAGGTACGGACCAAGCTAGTCGCCAGAACAACTTGCAGAGGATTCAGCAACGCAAACATCAAGTTTTTAATTGGCCCCAGTTAAAAAAGCTATTGAAACTGGCAAATTACAGCTCATGCCAAGCCGACGAGTGCAAATGCAACGGATGGAAGAACGCTCAACCATTGACTAAGTCTCCAAAGAATGACATGCAGCAACCAGCTGCTAACTTTTCCGATCCATGTCGAAGCTGCACCCATGTACTTGAAAAGCATATCACACATCTGCAATCCCAAAGCGATGACGAAATTAACAAACTACTCGGCATGGTCATCGATGTTGATAACATTTTCATGGGAATGCACAGGGAGGAGGATCCGGATACAAAAAAAGTCTATTACtatttatttaaacttttGCGAAAATGTATCCTGTCTATGACTAAACCGACAATAGAGGGACCTCTGGGTCAGCCGCCTTTTGAGAGGCCTAGCATAGCCAAGGCTATAACTAATTTTGTGCTCTACAAATTTGGCCATTTATCCCAACGCGAATGGCAAGCGATGTACGATTTAGCCAAGATGTTTTTGCACTGTTTAAATCATTGGAATTTCGAGACTCCGAGCGCTAGAAGAACTGCTGGTAACGCCGAAGAAGCACCCGCATATAAAATAAACTACACACGCTGGCTTGTCTTTTGTCATGTACCAGCTTTCTGCGATTCTTTACCACATTACGATACTACACTCGTATTTGGAAGAACTTTACTTCAAGCTGTATTCAAATCAGTCTGCAGACAACTCATGGACAAATGTCATAGCGAACGAGACAGAATGTCACCTGAAAAGAGAGTTCTAGTCCTGACGCACTTTCCTAA GTTTTTATCTATGCTAGAAGTAGAAATATACTCTGATGGCTCTCCTATATGGGATCCAGAGTTCAAACAAGTACCGCCATCACATTTACAAGCTGCCTTAGAATCAAAGGGGAATCACTCACGACGGCCTGGTGAATTCGAGAAAATCAGTGTAGCGCACAATGACAAAGACAATTATACGACAATAAATATAAGCCCAGGGCTAAAAAAACTTCCTGAAAAACGATCTCACTCAGAGGGAAGGCCTGATTTGAAAAGacgtaaaaatgaagaagcTTTCGAAGACTTGCCGGAAGAAACTGTAGCAGAAATTGTAGCGACGATAAATGATCCTAACTACATGTGCGGACCTGACGCAGTCTTCCCACCAAATGTGCCGAGAGACGAAACTGCAAAAATTGAGGAAAGTCGAAAGATTATAGAGTTCCATGTCATTGGAAACAGCCTGACACAACCAGTATCGAAGCAAACTATGCTCTGGTTGATAGGATTACACAACGTTTTCAGTCACCAATTACCCAGAATGCCAAAAGAATATATATCTCAACTAGTCTTCGATCC AAAACATAAAACTTTGGCGCTTATCAAAGATGGTAGGCCTATTGGTGGAATTTGTTTCCGAATGTTTGCAACCCAAGGATTTACGGAAATCGTATTTTGCGCTGTGACAAGTCAAGAGCAAGTCAAAGGATACGGTACACACTTGATGAACATGCTCAAGGATTATCatataaaaaacaatataCTGCACTTTTTAACGTTTGCTGATGAATTTGCGATCGGGTACTTCAAGAAGCAGGGTTTTAGCAAGGACATAAAAATGTCTAGACCCATGTACCAAGGGTATATCAAAGACTACGAAGGTGCTACTCTGATGCACTGTGAACTTAACGCTAAAATTGTGTACACAGAATTCACTGCAGTTATaagaaaacagaaagaaataaTCAAGAAATTGATATATCAAAGGCAACAAGAAATACAAAAGGTGCATCCTGGCCTGACCTGCTTCAAAGAGGGTGTGCGAGGAATTCCTGTAGAATCTATCCCAGGAATACGGGAAACTGGATGGAAAAGTTATGCTCAAACAAGAACGAGAGGCGTCGCGAAAGGAACGCAGGGACCAGAGCCAATGGAGGCTTGTTTGGATGTGACAGATTCATTATACAACGCCttaaaaagtgttttgaatactgtgaaaaataatagcaCTGCATGGCCGTTCCTAAAGCCTGTTGATAAAAATGATGTCCCTGATTATTATGATCACATCAAATATCCAATGG ACTTAAAAACTATGAGCGACCGTCTTAAGGCCAGATATTATGTAACTCGGCGATTGTTTATAGCTGATATGACAcgaatatttacaaattgtcGATTGTACAACAGCCCGGATACGGAATATTATAGATGTGCCAATgcgttggaaaaatattttcaaacaagaATGAAGGAAATAGGTCTTTGGGATAAATAA
- the stc gene encoding protein shuttle craft isoform X2 — MASWDGSYYGPEDPNFHRYSDQGNVARNWSYYPENGSNVQPSISNLGQQHLANAYQDPQMAGGTQYARPQPFFENNRSQLNLPPFKCKSGNPNDKLKKKNYHGKLPFVPQQTIDPSVVENSNLHATAGEFIPSSLKALQTAGTNSSASSSENNGRIMLENYDSSTQHSGNLTFHDSNMPKVDHVDTRNKRDKKDRKYDANKKGDSYKQRDTQDAQYQNTNLFKNSVRNQNPKNRRFQNDRYSNTRHYSDNSSNYTSDKDSDRRKWTGNSSVRENFENGSYHGEEDGTQSVEGTVNKHYKTSRHDNTRQSGGAAKYYGDQNYSSHNSEMKYSQTGGKSVRRYFNEDRGERYRDKRDRYSDKYESGIREKKTSYADYNGYKNNYEREERGERSRDKDKSKDKDNSKGIRDKEIENWRYKNDEDVKGGSNMKRLSNKRSEKDDDASQRERLTEQLNRGQLECLVCCDRVRQQDAVWSCSNCYHVLHLKCTKKWAKSSQAENGWRCPACQNVTAAIPEDYFCFCGNTNNPEWNRRDVAHSCGDVCGRLRSKSNCVHKCNLLCHPGPCPPCVAMVTKHCGCGRTSQTLKCSTGTPLVCSATCEKLLNCITHTCERKCHHGDCGDCEKLIHQECYCGKNCRDVACVADVVASYSCESICNKLLECGNHNCKALCHPGLCEPCVLRPEAVSHCCCGQTLLTEPRNSCLDEIPVCEKKCCKRLKCGQPSNPHMCKSNCHQGECPECELTTKVKCRCGNMDKEIPCKELTTKADDARCQKRCIKKRSCGRHKCNQMCCIDIEHICPLPCTHSLSCGRHKCEQTCHKGRCQPCWRSSFEELYCECGAAVIYPPVPCGTRRPTCDRPCSRQHVCDHPVLHNCHSEPTCPPCTVLTQKWCYGKHELRKAVPCHVNEVSCGLACNKPLSCKRHKCITICHPGPCEKPGQVCAQPCTTARELCGHSCSAPCHEGKCPEIPCKEMVKVTCQCGHRTMSRACAENSREFQRIASGILASKMAEMQLGHSVDLEDVLGQGARKQNQLKTLECNEECKMIERNRRLALGLQIVNPDLSGKLMPRYTEFMKQWGKKDPVFCQMVHDKLTELVQLAKISKQKSRSYSFESMNRDKRHFVHEYCEHFGCESQAYDREPKRNIVATAVKDKCWLPSLSLLEMLQRESGQRKVPGPMLNSATASSSLRNVEVLPLPTKKSPKVQSAPATSKSPEPEIDYFDYQG; from the exons ATGGCAAGCTGGGATGGGTCTTATTATGGGCCTGAGGACCCAAATTTTCATCGGTATTCGGACCAGGGGAACGTGGCGCGCAACTGGAGCTACTATCCTGAGAATGGCTCCAACGTGCAGCCGAGTATCTCGAACCTGGGTCAACAGCACTTAGCCAATGCCTATCAGGATCCGCAAATGGCTGGTGGTACTCAGTATGCAAGGCCACAGCCTTTCTTTGAGAACAATAGATCGCAGCTTAATCTTCCGCCATTCAAATGCAAAAGTGGGAACCCGAATGACAAACTTAAGAAAAAGAATTACCACGGTAAATTACCGTTTGTCCCTCAGCAAACGATTGATCCCAGTGTCGTTGAGAATTCAAACCTGCATGCAACCGCTGGTGAGTTTATACCTAGCTCCTTGAAGGCGCTGCAAACAGCTGGGACAAACTCGTCTGCCAGTAGTAGTGAAAATAATGGCAGAATTATGCTGGAAAATTATGATTCCTCAACTCAGCATTCGGGAAATTTGACCTTCCACGATTCGAACATGCCGAAAGTTGACCATGTGGATACTAGAAATAAGCGAGATAAGAAGGATAGGAAATATGATGCAAATAAAAAAGGCGATAGTTATAAGCAGAGGGATACTCAGGATGCTCAATATCAAAATACCAATTTGTTTAAGAATTCTGTCAGGAATCAGAATCCGAAGAATCGCAGATTCCAAAATGATAGGTATTCTAACACCAGACATTATTCGGATAATAGTTCTAATTATACGAGCGATAAGGATAGCGACAGAAGAAAATGGACAGGTAATTCCAGtgttcgagaaaattttgaaaacggtTCATATCACGGTGAAGAAGACGGAACTCAATCTGTGGAGGGGACTGTTAATAAGCACTATAAAACCTCTAGACATGATAATACCCGACAATCTGGTGGTGCAGCCAAGTATTACGGCGATCAAAATTATTCTAGTCACAATTCTGAGATGAAGTACAGTCAAACGGGTGGTAAGAGTGTTAGAAGATATTTTAATGAAGATCGTGGAGAACGGTATCGTGATAAAAGAGACAGATACAGTGATAAGTATGAATCTGGGATCAGGGAGAAGAAAACTAGCTATGCAGATTACAATggatacaaaaataattatgaaagaGAGGAAAGAGGGGAACGGAGCAGAGACAAGGATAAATCTAAGGATAAGGATAATTCAAAAGGTATCAGGGATAAAGAGATTGAAAATTGGCGATACAAGAATGACGAAGATGTCAAAGGAGGAAGTAACATGAAGCGATTGAGTAACAAAAGATCGGAGAAAG ATGATGACGCCAGTCAAAGAGAACGTCTCACTGAACAGTTAAACCGAGGACAATTGGAATGTTTAGTTTGCTGTGATCGTGTCAGGCAGCAAGATGCTGTGTGGTCATGTTCAAATTGCTATCATGTGCTTCACCTTAAGTGCACCAAAAAATGGGCAAAATCTTCACAAGCTG AAAATGGATGGCGTTGTCCTGCTTGTCAAAATGTGACAGCAGCTATCCCAGAGGATTACTTTTGCTTCTGTGGTAATACTAACAATCCAGAATGGAATCGACGAGATGTTGCTCACTCGTGTGGCGATGTTTGTGGCCGTCTCAGATCAAAATCAAACTGTGTACACAAATGTAATTTATTGTGCCATCCTGGACCTTGTCCACCTTGTGTTGCAATGGTTACAAAACATTGCGGCTGTGGCAGAACTTCGCAAACTTTAAAATGTAGTACTGGTACACCATTAGTCTGCTCTGCAACTTGTGAGAAACTTTTGAACTGCATAACTCATACCTGTGAGCGAAAATGTCATCATGGAGATTGCGGAGACTGTGAAAAACTCATCCATCAGG AATGTTACTGCGGGAAAAATTGTCGTGATGTTGCTTGTGTTGCTGATGTTGTAGCAAGTTACAGCTGCGAATCTATTTGTAACAAATTATTAGAGTGTGGTAATCATAACTGCAAAGCTTTATGTCACCCAGGGCTTTGCGAGCCATGTGTACTCAGACCAGAAGCTGTATCTCATTGTTGCTGCGGACAAACACTTTTAACTGAGCCACGAAATAGCTGTTTGGACGAGATTCCAGTTTGCGAAAAAAAGTGCTGCAAGCGTCTCAAGTGTGGGCAACCTA GTAATCCTCACATGTGCAAATCCAACTGTCATCAGGGAGAATGCCCTGAGTGCGAATTGACAACAAAAGTGAAATGTCGTTGCGGCAACATGGACAAAGAGATCCCGTGTAAAGAATTGACGACCAAGGCAGATGATGCACGATGCCAGAAGCGATGCATAAAGAAACGTTCTTGCGGAAGGCATAAATGTAACCAGATGTGTTGCATCGACATTGAACACATCTGCCCGTTGCCTTGTACGCATTCTCTGAGTTGCGGAAGACACAAATGCGAACAGACTTGTCACAAGG GTAGATGTCAGCCTTGCTGGCGAAGCAGTTTTGAGGAACTTTATTGCGAGTGTGGAGCCGCTGTAATCTACCCTCCTGTACCTTGTGGGACGAGACGCCCAACGTGCGACAGGCCTTGCTCACGACAGCATGTCTGCGATCACCCTGTGCTGCATAATTGTCATAGTGAGCCAACGTGTCCGCCTTGCACAGTACTCACGCAAAAATGGTGTTATGGTAAACACGAACTGCGAAAAGCAGTTCCCTGTCATGTTAACGAAGTTTCATGTGGGTTAGCATGTAATAAGCCTCTTTCATGTAAGAGGCACAAATGTATAACCATTTGTCATCCTGGGCCGTGTGAAAAACCGGGGCAAGTTTGTGCTCAGCCATGTACAACTGCAAGAGAATTGTGCGGACATAGTTGTTCAGCACCATGTCATGAAGGAAAATGTCCTGAAATTCCATGTAAAGAGATGGTCAAG GTGACGTGTCAGTGTGGACACAGAACTATGAGCCGAGCCTGCGCAGAGAATTCTCGTGAGTTTCAAAGAATAGCTAGTGGAATTCTGGCTAGTAAAATGGCTGAGATGCAGCTGGGACATTCCGTAGATTTGGAAGACGTTCTAGGACAAGGTGCAAGAAAGCAAAATCAGTTAAAAACTTTGGAGTGTAACGAGGAGTGTAAGATGATTgaaagaaatcgaagattGGCGTTAGGACTGCAAATAGTCAATCCGGATCTAAGTGGGAAATTAATGCCGAGATACACCGAGTTTATGAAGCAGTGGGGTAAAAAAGATCCAGTCTTTTGCCAGATGGTACATGACAAACTAACTGAACTAGTTCAACTGGCAAAGATTTCTAAACAAAAATCTAGGAGCTATTCGTTCGAAAGTATGAACCGTGACAAACGTCATTTTGTTCACGAATATTGCGAACACTTTGGATGCGAAAGTCAAGCGTATGATCGAGAACCCAAACGTAATATTGTTGCTACTGCTGTGAAAGATAAG TGCTGGTTACCAAGTTTAAGTTTACTTGAAATGCTACAACGAGAAAGTGGTCAGAGGAAAGTACCAGGACCAATGTTGAATTCTGCAACAGCTTCAAGCTCTCTCAg GAACGTAGAAGTATTACCACTGCCTACTAAAAAAAGTCCCAAGGTCCAGTCTGCACCAGCGACTTCAAAATCACCTGAGCctgaaattgattattttgacTATCAGGGTTGA